The genomic window TCACCAGCTAACCAAGCTGCTAGCGGCTTGCACGCTTTGTATCAGGACAGCGCAAAGCTCGATCGCTGGTTGCCACTGTGGCGCCAACGTGTGCTGAACCAGGCACAGGTGCCGGAAGCTTTAGCCCAGCGCGCCAGCGCGATGCGTGCCGTTAATCCTGCCTATATTCCGCGCAATCATCTGGTCGAACAAGCTTTGAATGCCGCGCTGCAAGGTGATTTTGAAGCCTTCGAACAATTGCTAGAGGTGCTGCAAAACCCGTATCAAGAAAGGGCGGAGTGGGCCTCGTATGCCGAGCCAGGGCCGGCCAGCGCGGCAGCATGTTACCGTACCTTTTGCGGTACCTGAGGCCAGTTGAGGCGCCCGGTGTTTTTAATGAGCCTGCTGTGACGCGCATATTCCATGCGCCTTCCCAGCCTGCCTGCCCGCAGAACCGCATGGGATATGCGTGAGCGCAGTGTGCCATAGAATTATTTAGGGCGTTTTTTAGTGAATCTTTTTTGAGGGCGTAAGCATGCTACTTTATGGCAGTACCGACTCCGGTCACTCCTACAAAATCCGTGCGTTTTTATTGCTCACGGCAAGCCCACACGCATATCAGTGGATAGATCTGGCTCTGCCTCAGTCACACAGATTGGCGGCCTTTGTGGCGGCCAGTAAATTTGGCGAGGTGCCGGTATTGCTCGATCAAGGGCAAGCTATGTGCCAGTCGAATGCGATTCTGATGTATCTGGCGCAGCGCGTCGGCAAACTGGCAGGCGCTGAAACGGAATGGCAGGGCGTGCTTGAATGGCTCTCATGGGAAAGCAATCGCATAGGATTTAGCCTGCCCAATCTGCGTTATGCGCTACGCTGGAGCGCGCAACCGCCCGAGGTTCTGCATTACCTGCGGCAGCGCGTGCTGGCCGATCTGGCCAGGCTGGATGCGGCCGTCTCTGCGCAGGATTTCTTGCTGCCGTCCGGTCCCAGTATTGCCGACCTCAGTTGTTCTGCGTATTTGTTTTGGTTAGATCAAGTCGGGATAGACGAAAGCGCCTACCCGCATCTGCAGCGCTGGCTGGCGCGTCTGCGCGCACTACCGCACTGGCAGCATCCGGATCTGGCGATGCAAGCTGTCGCGCCAGATACTTCCCTTGCCAGAGATGAGTAGATCTAGCGGCTGCGGCCAATCAGGATTTTTTTGATGCAAGGCCCAGCGCGCATATTCCATGCGCCTCGCCAGCCTGCCTGCCCGCAAAGCCGCATGGAATATGCGCGAGCGGGCAGGGGTGTTTTTTATTACACTAACTTGTTACTGTTCAGCCAGCGATGAAAACTCCCTCGCCCGCTAGCGGGAGAGGGCCGGGGGCGGAACAGGGAATTTGGATAGCATGCCATCCACCTGTGTAGCAATATTCGCTTATATGCGAATATGCGCACTGCAAGGGAGGACGATTGAGCAAGGCTTGTCTTCAAATAGCTGATGCGCTTAGCAATATGAAAAATCAAACATTGTGCAAATTTGAACTACCCTCACCCCAACCCTTGTCCCGCGAGCGGGAGAAGGGCTTTGTATAGCAGGCTGAACAGTTACCTAACTTGCTGACACTAGCGATTTACTTGGCAACGCCCAAATGCTGGAGGAAGAAGCTTTCGTATTTCTTGTGGCGACCCTTGGCTTTGACGACGCCATCGAGGCCATGTTCGCCGTCTGGATCTAGGAACAGATCGACTAGACCTTCCTTGCCGTTCTCCAATAAGGCACGATACACGTTGACGGTATCCTGATACAGCACATTCGGATCTTGCATACCATGTACCAGCATCAGTGGTTTTTTTAGTCCTGTGGTGAGCGGTAATAAGGAGTAGCGGCGCAGCGTGGGTTTGCTGCGTTCGGTCTTGCCTATGGTGCGGCCGCTGTACCAGCTATTATAGTTTTCCCATTCGGTGGGGCCGGCTCCGGCGATGCCAGCGGCAAAAGTGTCGGGGCTGGTGTACATGGTGTATTGGGTTTGGAAGCCACCGAAACTCCATCCTGTTAAACCTATGCGCTGGGCATCGACGCCTAGATTTTTTTGCATATAACTGGCCAGGTCTTGCAGGTCTTCGGTTTGTGGTTTGCCGACTTGTTCCCAGTTGGCGTCACTGAATTTTCGCCCGTAATTGGAGTGTCCGCGCGGATCGACGGCAACCATCACATAACCATGTTTGGCCGCCATATACATGCCGAATAAATAGGCAGTCGCTTGAAAACTGTCGGTCTCGACGATATGCCTGTCATTGAGCGGGCCACCGTAGGTGTACACCACCGCAGGGCGCAGATCGCTGGCTTGCCAGTTGGCCGGTTTGAAGACATACGCCTCGATCGCATCACCGTGCCGGTTCGCATAGCTAAACCGGGCGGGGCGTAAGAGGTCAATATTTTTCCATTGCGGGTCGTGGCTATCGGTCAGCACACTGCGGGCACGCGTATCGAGCTTGATTAATTGCAGCTCAGGGCGCTTAGACCATTGGCCTGCAACACTGACCAATTGTTGGCCGTTCTCTGCCATCGCGCTGTTGCGATGAAAGTCGCCAGCCTGACCAAGCGCCGTCATACTGCCATCGGCTAGCTTGACGCTATACGCATTCATGGCGGCAAAATCGTCGCGATTGGCCAGCACCAACATGGTTTTGCTGTCTGGGCTAAAACCTATGATGTGATGCGCCTCAAAATTGCCCTTGAGTAGAGCTTGTGCCTTGCCCTTGCCGTCTTTAGCGTCGCTATCGATCAGGTAGGGTTGGCGGTAGCCGTTCTGATCCAGAATGGCAATGAGGCTCTTGCCATCCGGTGTAAAGCGCGGTGCGATGACATTGACCACCTCGTGGCCGACATCGCCGCGTTGCTCAAACACTAGCGTCGGTTTGAGGTTTTCATCGGCTTTGCCTACATAGATGCGCAGCAATTGCTTCTCACGTTCCCAGGTTGAAAAGGTATACCGGCTGGCGTCCTTGGCCCAGCTTACTTTACTCATTTCAAACCAGACATCGCCGCCTTCATTGCTAAACACAGGCGGAGCTTGCAATTTTGGATCTGCATTATTCTCGCTGACGCGGCGTATGTAGAGCGCACTGGCAAGTACTTTGCGTTTGTCATCCGAGACTTCGCGCGGCACTTTTTTAGCGCTGGCAAAACGTTCGCTGTAATTCATGATTTCGACCTGGCGCTCCGCCGCTGGTGCGGGTTTGCCAGCTTCTGGCACCGCGTCTGGGGCTTCCGCGCTGATCGCCATCCAGCGCCGGTCTTCGCTTAAGACGGTTTCTTTGATGCTGTATTTTTTATCGGCGTCGTCCGGATGGATTAATTCGCGGTTGAGTTGACGCAAATCACCATTCTCAAAATTGGCGCTATAAATGCGCTTGTCGTCCATGTACAAATAGCCTTGATCTTCGGCGCTATAGCCGATCAGGCGTTCAGCTTTATCGGTCTGAGTTAGGCGCGCTATCTTGCCAGTGGCTGCTTGCAGACGGAATAGATCACCACGGTATTGGAAGATCAGTTCATTGGCCTTTTTTGCCCATGCCAGGTTCTCGACGCCGGGATAGAGATCGCTGGCTTTGAGCCTTTCTTTGACGAGTTTCTTTTTCAGTTCGTCGCGCAATTCCCAGATTTCCTTGGCCTTATCGTCTTCTGAACTCTTGTCGGCTTTCTCGTCTTTTTTATCTGCATCCGCTTTGCCGGCCTCGGCTTTATTGGTTTTTCCTAAGGCTGCCATGGCGATTTTTTCTTTGGCGGCATCGGCCGCGAGCATGGCTTTTTTGGTGGCGTCTTTGGTTTTTTTATCTGCCAGTTCTTGTTTGATGCCCGCTAATGCGGCGGTTTCCCAGAGACTCAGATCGACTTTCTCTCCGCGCAAATAGGCAGCGTGGGCTTCGGCCTTGGCTTGCCGCTCGCTTTCTTCTTGTTCTTTTTGGAGAGCCTTTTTATCGAAGCGCAGCCAGTCCTCTGGGGCATCGTAGCTTTTCATGAGGGTAGGCGAAGTGATGCGGCTCGTGCTGCCTGTGAGCGTGTCGTGCAGGTAAAGGTCGGAACCATTTTCACCGAAAGGATTCCACAAATACGCCAGATAACGGCCATCTGCGCTAAAGTGCAACTGACTCGCGGCCTGGCCTGCATAGCTTTTGGCGCGGTAGACCTGCTCTAGTGTCAATTCACTAGCAGTAGCGCTGACAACCGAGGCCGTACTTTGATTATTCGCGGCCAATGCTAAGCTGCTAGAAAACGCCAATGCGATGCTAAGGCTGAGTAGTTTGGGTAACATGCGGTCCTATCGTTTTTTTAGTGGAAATGTAGTCTGCGCCTTCGACTAGCAAGAGAGGCAAACAGTTCCCTGGTCACTAAATCAGATTCAGCACAGGCAAACTAAAGTTTGTGCCGACAAATCAGACCACCCACTGACCATCGCGATACACCACTTCATCGTCCAGCAAGACCGTTTCGGTGACGGCGAAGACGTCGACGTGGTGTTTGCCGTCGCCGCGTTTAAAATTCGGTTTCCCGTAGATGCCGTGTTTGGCGCCCAGCGATAAGTGGATGCCGCACATGCGCTCGTAAGTGCCGATGTCGCTCACGGTGCGGTCTTTGGTAAACGAGCGGTTCATGCCAAAGCCAAGTTCGCGCACCCAGACCACGCCGCCTTCATCGGCGCGAATATTCGCCAGTACCTGATCGAATTCCGGTGTCGAGTCTAGTGCTGCTATCACCTGGCCTTGTTCCACTACCAGCGTGATCGGCTGAGCTGGTTGATTAACGCTAAAAGTGGTGTCGCCGAAGATGAAGATGCGGACCCGGCCACTGACCGCTTGCAGATCTTTGGCTTCGGTAAATACTTCACCGATAGGGAACTGACCGCCGACGTTTTTCATTTCGCTATAGTCGCCGATATTCAGTTTGGCCGATTCAAACGGCGAGGCGAAGATTAACTTCTCACCTCCGCTATCGACCACGCCATGGCTGGCGGCATCGATCTTTTGTTTTAGCGCATTGCCGACGCCTCGGTAGTAGGCAGGGTCGTAAGCCAGCGCATCGATGTAGTACAACACTTGCTCGCCAGGCATACGCCCTAGATGCGGATGCTCGATGACCTTGAGCTCACGCTTGAACAGCTCGACCCGGATACGGAAGGCGTCCATACGAAAATTGGTACTTTGTATCAGTACCACCAGATCGGAGGCGACTAGCGGAGCCAGCATTGCCAATACCGCTTCCGGCGTGCTGGTGTCAAAGTCTATGAACTGCGCCTTAGGCAAGGCGCGACGATATGCCGCAGTCAAAGCTAGAGCCAACTCACAGCGGGTATCGAACACCACCACGGCAGCGTGGCTGTCATCATGCTTAAATGCAAAGCTCAAAATATCGCTGATATGGCGTGCTGCGGTTGCGATGCTAGCGGCTTGTTGAGCGCTAGGCTCCGTGTTGGTGGCGTGTGTCATAGGGGAATGCAATAGAGAATCGGACGTTTGAAAGTGTCGTTATTAAGCGCGACTGCAAACTAATTCGCCATTTTATAGAAGTGTCGCTTGATGCGCACTGTTTGAGCGCTATTACTGAATTTTAGTTTGTGATAGCGCAAATCGCGTGTGCACATTTTTAGCCTGAATGGCAATAGTGTGCGGCTAGGATTTGCGCCAAATAATCTTATAGATTGTGGCGCGCGACTAAACGTAAACGGTGGAAAACTTGAGCGCTCTATTTAATGCTTGCTCCAACGCGATTTTTGCCAACTTCCTAATCTGTGATGCGATGCCAAGGGCTGTGAATTGATGTGCGCATTGATACGGGCTAGGCATCGTCCGGCGTAGCTTGCCAGACTTCTTAGCCCATAAGGATAGCGGTTTTTGTCGGATATAGTGCGCAGAGTATTCATGATGCATGGCTTGTTTAGTTGGATGAGATGCCATTATAGGTGTTAATATTTGCACTGAATATGTGGTAATTTGCAGTTTTTATTTGCGGAAACGCACAGTTAGAGTGAGCCTATGTCGGTAAAAATTTCTGACGATAAAATTCCCTATGCTAGCCGTATCGATTGGGATGATTTGCGCTATGTATTGGCATTGGCGCGTAGCGGCTCACTCTCGGCAGCCGCAAGAAGCTTGAGGGTGACGCATACCACGGTATTGCGTCGGCTTGATGTGATCGAAGAACGTTTGCAGGTGCGTTTGTTTGAGCGCCTGCGTAGTGGCTACCAAGCCACTGCCGCTGGCGAAACCTTAAGACTAAGTGCCGAGCAGTGCGAGCCGCTAGTGGCGCAGGCTGAACGACATATTATGGGCGGCGATACGCGGCTAACTGGTAACTTGCGCGTTAGTACAGCACATGTATTGGCGCTGCATTTGTTGCCGTCAGCTTTGGCTTTGTTTCATGCTGAACACGCAAAAATCGTGGTGGAAGTAAGGGCCAGCCGAGAACGCGTCGATCTGGCACGGCGAGAGGCCGATATTGCCTTGCGTATGACCAGGGAAGTGCCAGATACTTTAGTCGGACGGCAACTAGGGCAAATACGGGTAAGGGTCTACGGCTGGCATCAGGACCCGCGTATCCTGGCTCTGCGCGGACATGCATTGCCTGATATGGCCGGTTTACTTAGTGATTTTCCATGGATAGGATTTGATGGGCAGGACAGAATTTATGATCGGTGGATAGATGCGCATGTCGCGCTGAGTGCTATCGTGGCGCGTGCCGATCATTTTCCTAGTGCGCTGGCATTACTAAGAGCCGGATTAGGACTGACAATATTGCCAGAATTTGTCGCGCTTGATACGCCGGGCCTGGTCGCTTTATCCGCGCCTATCGAGGCCTTGCAGACACCTCTTTGGATACTTACCCACGCCGATTTACGCAATACCGCGCGAGTGCGCGCCTTCATGCAGACGGTAGGAAACGGCTTAGAAAAAACTCTGGCTGCGATTTTGTAGCGGCTGTCTACACTGGAAATTGATAGCGCTTAAGTAATCTGAAGTCTGCCCCTGGTTCATCTTCACAAAATAGTGCGATGCCCTTGATGCACATGCTTTCAGTGATCTGAAAGTGTTTGACCGCGGCATCGCGCAAAATGTTGGTATGCGTCTCATCGCAGTAAGTCATGGTGTCGCTGAGGGTGAGATGGAAGCGATATTCTTCTTCAGTATACGGATAACCCCAGCGCTGCATCAATTCTTGCTGGCGCAAACTGAGTGCCTGACTATTGCGTCTGGCCATTTCCGTGTTATTCAGTGGTGCACTCAATTCTGCAAACTGGCGCACGCAGCGCATCGCTAGGGCATCGAGCGATGGGCATTCGCAATTCGGGCGTAAACTCAGAAAACTCCCCATCCATAAGACTTGCGGTGAGGGGACGATGATAGGGCGTTGCTGGCTGCAAAAGCTGCTCAATTTTTCTTCTAAAACGGCGAGCGTATAACCCTGAGCGAGACGAAATGGTGCTTTTAAGGTGGCATGAAAACCATAGCGACGTGCATCGCGGGTGTAATGATGGAGCAATTCTTTGCTCAGACCCGCGATAGGGACTTGTGCCAGCGCGCGCGAAGAGGCGCTATCCCGTCCTAACCATAGACTACCTGCCAGCCACCATTGGCTACCGGTTTCAGGTGCAAAATACAGCGCATAACGTGCCATGTTTAAGTCTTCCTTAAAGGAAAGAATATTGCACTATTTTCTGTTAGCGATTGTTAGCGAGATAGATTAAAGCCAAGAAGGTGTGATACTGTGAATTGTTATACTTCCTCTATCTTGTCTTTGTTTGTCTATGAAATCAAGCATCAATCACTTATTTATTAAAAACGCACGTATTATCACTGCCGATGCGCTCGCCTATGGATCGCTAATGGTGCAAGATGGCCTGATCGCTGAGTTTGGCAGCATCGCAAGTTCGCCTGATCTAAGTATAGAGGACTGGCAAGGCGACTACCTGCTTCCAGGTTTGGTTGAGTTGCACACAGACAATCTCGAAAAACATTTGATGCCGCGCCCCAAGGTGAATTGGCCAGTATTGCCCGCTATCTTGGCGCATGATGCCGAGATCGCAGCTGCCGGTATCACCACCGTGCTCGATGCGATTGCGGTAGGTGATCTGGATGCCAACAGCGTGCGTATGCAGACACTCAGCAGTTGCACCCAGGGTTTGCAAGAG from Undibacterium parvum includes these protein-coding regions:
- a CDS encoding LysR family transcriptional regulator; its protein translation is MSVKISDDKIPYASRIDWDDLRYVLALARSGSLSAAARSLRVTHTTVLRRLDVIEERLQVRLFERLRSGYQATAAGETLRLSAEQCEPLVAQAERHIMGGDTRLTGNLRVSTAHVLALHLLPSALALFHAEHAKIVVEVRASRERVDLARREADIALRMTREVPDTLVGRQLGQIRVRVYGWHQDPRILALRGHALPDMAGLLSDFPWIGFDGQDRIYDRWIDAHVALSAIVARADHFPSALALLRAGLGLTILPEFVALDTPGLVALSAPIEALQTPLWILTHADLRNTARVRAFMQTVGNGLEKTLAAIL
- a CDS encoding glutathione S-transferase family protein, which produces MLLYGSTDSGHSYKIRAFLLLTASPHAYQWIDLALPQSHRLAAFVAASKFGEVPVLLDQGQAMCQSNAILMYLAQRVGKLAGAETEWQGVLEWLSWESNRIGFSLPNLRYALRWSAQPPEVLHYLRQRVLADLARLDAAVSAQDFLLPSGPSIADLSCSAYLFWLDQVGIDESAYPHLQRWLARLRALPHWQHPDLAMQAVAPDTSLARDE
- a CDS encoding M29 family metallopeptidase, yielding MTHATNTEPSAQQAASIATAARHISDILSFAFKHDDSHAAVVVFDTRCELALALTAAYRRALPKAQFIDFDTSTPEAVLAMLAPLVASDLVVLIQSTNFRMDAFRIRVELFKRELKVIEHPHLGRMPGEQVLYYIDALAYDPAYYRGVGNALKQKIDAASHGVVDSGGEKLIFASPFESAKLNIGDYSEMKNVGGQFPIGEVFTEAKDLQAVSGRVRIFIFGDTTFSVNQPAQPITLVVEQGQVIAALDSTPEFDQVLANIRADEGGVVWVRELGFGMNRSFTKDRTVSDIGTYERMCGIHLSLGAKHGIYGKPNFKRGDGKHHVDVFAVTETVLLDDEVVYRDGQWVV
- a CDS encoding DUF1045 domain-containing protein, with protein sequence MARYALYFAPETGSQWWLAGSLWLGRDSASSRALAQVPIAGLSKELLHHYTRDARRYGFHATLKAPFRLAQGYTLAVLEEKLSSFCSQQRPIIVPSPQVLWMGSFLSLRPNCECPSLDALAMRCVRQFAELSAPLNNTEMARRNSQALSLRQQELMQRWGYPYTEEEYRFHLTLSDTMTYCDETHTNILRDAAVKHFQITESMCIKGIALFCEDEPGADFRLLKRYQFPV
- a CDS encoding S9 family peptidase gives rise to the protein MLPKLLSLSIALAFSSSLALAANNQSTASVVSATASELTLEQVYRAKSYAGQAASQLHFSADGRYLAYLWNPFGENGSDLYLHDTLTGSTSRITSPTLMKSYDAPEDWLRFDKKALQKEQEESERQAKAEAHAAYLRGEKVDLSLWETAALAGIKQELADKKTKDATKKAMLAADAAKEKIAMAALGKTNKAEAGKADADKKDEKADKSSEDDKAKEIWELRDELKKKLVKERLKASDLYPGVENLAWAKKANELIFQYRGDLFRLQAATGKIARLTQTDKAERLIGYSAEDQGYLYMDDKRIYSANFENGDLRQLNRELIHPDDADKKYSIKETVLSEDRRWMAISAEAPDAVPEAGKPAPAAERQVEIMNYSERFASAKKVPREVSDDKRKVLASALYIRRVSENNADPKLQAPPVFSNEGGDVWFEMSKVSWAKDASRYTFSTWEREKQLLRIYVGKADENLKPTLVFEQRGDVGHEVVNVIAPRFTPDGKSLIAILDQNGYRQPYLIDSDAKDGKGKAQALLKGNFEAHHIIGFSPDSKTMLVLANRDDFAAMNAYSVKLADGSMTALGQAGDFHRNSAMAENGQQLVSVAGQWSKRPELQLIKLDTRARSVLTDSHDPQWKNIDLLRPARFSYANRHGDAIEAYVFKPANWQASDLRPAVVYTYGGPLNDRHIVETDSFQATAYLFGMYMAAKHGYVMVAVDPRGHSNYGRKFSDANWEQVGKPQTEDLQDLASYMQKNLGVDAQRIGLTGWSFGGFQTQYTMYTSPDTFAAGIAGAGPTEWENYNSWYSGRTIGKTERSKPTLRRYSLLPLTTGLKKPLMLVHGMQDPNVLYQDTVNVYRALLENGKEGLVDLFLDPDGEHGLDGVVKAKGRHKKYESFFLQHLGVAK